The window CATTTTAAGCAAAATAaggcaataaaaataaattatcttaaACAAACAATAGCTTTATAACAGATATTTATATAGTTTTCACAATAGAATGGTATGTACGTATGACTATACATATAAAATCATAGACATGCATATTTGTGCGTTGTAGTCATGTATTTAagttacaattatattttttttttctcaaaaaaaaaaaagtaacaattatataataatagtgCGATTAGATggcttttattgattttttattttctgaaggtaatataaataatttcatcaaaaagaaattaaagtaaataaaaatgaggaaatttataagtttgacttaaaaatatagctaaaaaaaaagaaagatttgacTTACCTCcagtattttttaaattagaatttcattttattttaatgagaaactgtcATATCATCcaccaattaaataaaatataaagattaaaactcactaccacttattattgtatatttaaaataaatagacaTCTCTACTTTAAAAAGTACTGGAAGtaaaccaaatccaaaaaagaaaacccaaattttttacctttttggACTTTCCAAAGGCAAACATATTATTTGCAAGGACTTATCCCTGAGAGTTGAAGCAAAATGTTGTTGTTTGGACAGGTTTATGCTATATAGAAGAAAGAGATGTTCCAACAACGGAAAACTATTGTGACACAACCAGGACTGACTATCCATGTAATCCTAGCAAACGATACTATGGTCGTGGACCACTTCAACTAACCTGGAATTACAATTATGGAGCAGCTGGAAATGCAAATCAGTTTGATGGGCTAGGCTCTCCTGAAACTGTTGCCAATGATGCGAATATCTCATTTAAGACTGCCTTATGGTATTGGATGACCAATGTTCACCAATCTGTAAGCCAAGGTTTTGGAGCAACAATTCGAGCTATTAATGGTCCTGTTGAATGTGATGGTAAAGAACCTGGTAAAGTTCAGTCTCGAATCCAGTATTACCAACAGTACTGTACTCAATTTGGTGTTGCACCTGGTGATAATCTTTCTTGCTAGGATATTTTTActaacactttttatttttcaccatgttacaattttatttctttaattgtAACTGAATATTAGATCTTATGtatgaaataaatgaaaataataaagagttaGTTGGGTGCCAACTCTctgataataaaattttttgttctcaCATGAGAACTTTGAATCAATCTTGCCTAGTCCAAGAGAAGAAGTATA of the Quercus robur chromosome 10, dhQueRobu3.1, whole genome shotgun sequence genome contains:
- the LOC126701478 gene encoding endochitinase EP3-like; its protein translation is MVALCLQKGLLTLVIVGILAANVKGACNCAANECCSQYDFCGTTAEYCGEGCKSGPCTTTTNDVSVPDIVTESFFNGILNQAQGDCPGKSFYTRAAFLDALNSYNQFAKSGSSDDGKREIAAFFAHVTHETGSLCYIEERDVPTTENYCDTTRTDYPCNPSKRYYGRGPLQLTWNYNYGAAGNANQFDGLGSPETVANDANISFKTALWYWMTNVHQSVSQGFGATIRAINGPVECDGKEPGKVQSRIQYYQQYCTQFGVAPGDNLSC